The following DNA comes from Serpentinimonas raichei.
TGCACCAGCGCTGGGGCGTGCCAAAACAGCAGCCCGAGCGGGATGTGCAGCAGCACGCCGATCATCATGCGGTTGATGGCCTCGGGGTTGAGCACCAGGTCTTCGGGGCTGGGGGCGGTGCCCGGAGCGGGCACGCTGGCTGGATCAACCAAGGGCGTGGGCGCGCCGCCGGTGAGCAGCAGCGTCAGGCCCATGATCAGCAGCGAACCCGCGGCGTAGATCATTCCCAGCACCAGCATGGCGCGTGCGCGCTCGCGCCCGGCCTGGAAGGCGCTGGCCAACACCGCGGGCATGGGGAACTGCCCGGCGGCGGCGATGCGTGTGGCCGCCATCAGACCCAGCGTGGCCGCAGGCAGCAGCGCCAGCGCCAGCGCCTGCCCCAGCAGCGGCACCATCGAGAGCACCGTGACCAGCAGCATGAACATGAAAAACAGCCCGGCCAGCGCCAGCGGCTGCTTGAAAAAAGTGCGCAAGCCCAGTTTGACCCACAGCCAGCCGGTGCGCGCCGGTACGCGGTGCAGCCTCATGCGTGGGCCACCCGGGCGCGCAGCACGCGCTCGAAGTGGGTCGGGTCGTGCGGTTGCAGCAGCGCAGCCGAGCGCGGCAAATACCAATCCCACAGGCGCGAGAGCCAAAAGCGCAGCGCCGCAGCGCGCATCAGCATGGGCAGCAGAGTTTGTTCGGCCGCTGTGAAGGGGCGCACGCGCTGGTAGGCGTCGAGCAGGGCGTGGCTGCGCGCCGCGTCGGGCTGGCCGCTGGCGAGGTCGATGCACCAGTCGTTGAGGCACACCCCGAGGTCGAACAACCAGGTGTCGCAGCCGGCAAAGTAGAAATCGAACACGCCGGTAAGCTCACCGCCCTCGAACATCGCGTTGTCGCGAAACAGGTCGGCGTGCACCGGGCCGCGCGGCAGGGCCTGGTAGCCAGCCTGCTGCACCAGCGCGTTTTGCAGCGCCAGTTCGCTGCGCAGCAAATCGGCCTGCTCCGGGGCCAGGTGTGGCAGCACCAGCGGCGCGGTTTCGTTCCACCACGCCAGGCCGCGCAGATTGGGTTGCTGGCGCGGGTAGTCCAGCGCCGCCAGGTGCATGCGCGCCAGCAGGGTGCCCAGTTGCGCGCAGTGGCCGGGCTGGGGGCTGAGTTCGCTGTGGCCGCGCAGTTTGTTGACCACCGCCGCCGGTTTGCCCTGCAGCCGGTGCAGGATGTGGCCGCTGGCGTCGGGGGCCGGGTTGGGCACCGGGATGCCCTTGGCCGCCAGATGCTGCATCAGATACAGGTAAAAGGGCAGTTGCTCAAAGCCTAGGCGCTCGAACAGCGTGAGCACGTATTCGTGGCGCTCGCCGCTGGGTGCGCGCACCGAGGCAAAGTAGTTGGTGTTTTCGATTCCGCCCGGGCAGCCGCGCAGCTCGATCAGTTCGCCCAAGCCCAGCGGGCGCAGCAGCGCCGCAGCCTGGGAGGGCGTGACTTCGGTGAATACCGCCATGGTCAAGGGTTTCGGGGCGCGCCGCCGGCGCTAGAAAGGGTGGCTTGCATAGGCTGCGATTGTAGGCGGCACAATGCGGGCATGACCCAAGCCACACTCCCAAGCGCAGACCACCCCGCCACGGCCCCCACCCTGCTGCTGGTCGATGGCTCCAGCTACCT
Coding sequences within:
- a CDS encoding BPSS1780 family membrane protein is translated as MRLHRVPARTGWLWVKLGLRTFFKQPLALAGLFFMFMLLVTVLSMVPLLGQALALALLPAATLGLMAATRIAAAGQFPMPAVLASAFQAGRERARAMLVLGMIYAAGSLLIMGLTLLLTGGAPTPLVDPASVPAPGTAPSPEDLVLNPEAINRMMIGVLLHIPLGLLFWHAPALVHWHGVSPLKSLFFSALACWTNKAALLVYFLGWGVVFFGVSLLLVLLGGLVGGPQFIGMLLFPVAMLMSAIFFTSLYFTFRDSFETDEGQPPA
- a CDS encoding homoserine kinase, whose product is MAVFTEVTPSQAAALLRPLGLGELIELRGCPGGIENTNYFASVRAPSGERHEYVLTLFERLGFEQLPFYLYLMQHLAAKGIPVPNPAPDASGHILHRLQGKPAAVVNKLRGHSELSPQPGHCAQLGTLLARMHLAALDYPRQQPNLRGLAWWNETAPLVLPHLAPEQADLLRSELALQNALVQQAGYQALPRGPVHADLFRDNAMFEGGELTGVFDFYFAGCDTWLFDLGVCLNDWCIDLASGQPDAARSHALLDAYQRVRPFTAAEQTLLPMLMRAAALRFWLSRLWDWYLPRSAALLQPHDPTHFERVLRARVAHA